One Pieris rapae chromosome 7, ilPieRapa1.1, whole genome shotgun sequence genomic window carries:
- the LOC111001419 gene encoding uncharacterized protein LOC111001419, with the protein MVKLGPVFLIATATIVVFCFGLLCFLMRSVNPKPIPENARRYSSQVIPFTEELQQNGNLDYGLEKLPANVTVHVKPSTESNIQSFSSDNAIISVPVGPNIRNNTHVKDNITSENETTDMDSILSNIKGQRRSIKYDDEYLNLIKIPSSLILNLRDYAGPKIVINLSPESINKRGRKRSYSQEKVYNKTVIVIEVDESILLNVISNTVDGNTFDEEQPNMTKDELSFENMTFNHLTENRMDDLINSTTLPEDNNITNDASSFSTTMFASDLSETIYVIENDPTFNAIEKVTFKDTPEPISSSLELDKTTTV; encoded by the exons ATGGTTAAACTTGGTCCAGTATTCCTTATAGCAACAGCAACTAttgttgtgttttgttttggaTTACTCTGTTTTCTCATGAGGAGTGTTAATCCGAAACCGATTCCAGAAAACGCTAGGAGATACAGCTCA caagTAATACCGTTTACGGAAGAACTGCAGCAGAATGGTAATTTGGACTATGGTTTGGAAAAGCTTCCAGCAAATGTTACTGTGCATGTAAAACCTTCCACCGAGAGTAATATCCAATCCTTTTCGTCTGATAATGCTATAATATCCGTACCTGTAGGGCCAAACATTAGGAATAACACTCATGTCAAAGATAATATAACATCAGAAAATGAAACAACTGACATGGATTCTATTCTCTCAAACATAAAGGGACAAAGAAGATCAATTAAATACGACGACGAGTAtcttaatttaatcaaaattcctAGTTCGTTAATTTTAAACCTCAGAGATTATGCTGGACCAAAAATTGTTATCAATTTAAGCCCTGAAAGCATTAATAAAAGAGGAAGAAAAAGAAGTTATAGTCAGGAAAAGGTTTACAACAAAACAGTCATCGTTATAGAAGTCGATGAATCTATTCTTCTTAATGTAATATCGAATACAGTAGATGGGAATACATTTGATGAAGAGCAACCTAATATGACAAAAGACGAGCTATCGTTTGAAAATATGACCTTCAATCATCTAACTGAAAATCGAATggatgatttaattaatagtacaACTTTACCAGAAGATAATAACATTACTAATGATGCAAGTTCTTTCAGTACGACTATGTTTGCTAGTGACCTATCCGAAACCATTTATGTCATTGAGAATGATCCTACATTCAATGCCATTGAGAAAGTTACTTTTAAAGATACACCAGAACCTATATCAAGTTCTTTAGAGTTAGATAAAACAACTACGG TATAA